The following is a genomic window from Globicephala melas chromosome 6, mGloMel1.2, whole genome shotgun sequence.
GGGCAGGTAGATCTGGGAAGGGGAGCCTGGCAGAGACCCTCGGGCTCAGAGGCCCTGCCTTCCTCCCACACCATCGCTGACACTTCAGACCAATcatgggaggaagaggagggggaggaggaggaagaagaggaggaggaagaagaggaggaagaggaagaagatgatGACGACGAAGACACAGATGTGTCCCTGGAGAAGGAGACCCCTGTCAAACAAGTCAAGAGGCTGGCGCCCCAGAAGCACACAAGCATTGCCAAGGTGAGGGAGGGACACCCCCCCGCGCAAAGGCTCCTCAGAAACCTGGACCAGGTCTCCCCAGTTGAGTGCGCTGAGGCCCGGGGCAACACCTGCCAGGTGCCCGGCGGGAGTCTGCTCTGCCCCTGGGCCTTGCCAGAACTCCCAATAATGCTTGTGTTTggtttccagaaaaaaaaggtggaaaaagaGGAGGTGGCAGTGAGGTAACTCTTTCCATCTATTAAATGAGCCAAAATCTTTTAGTTGAGGTACATCGTGCTTGAAAGAGGAtgatgcacatgtgtgtgcaggtgtgtggtACACGGAGACACAGGTGCACAGGTGTGCTGCCACTGTCGGTTGGCACAGTCTTTCTGAAAAGCATTTAACAGTTCTTATCTTCTGACTTCTTCCCACTTATGGCAGTTCCTTCCAAAGAATCCCATCCAAGATATGAGGGAAATATATGCACTAAGAAACTTGTATCACTGCATTATTCAAATAATAGTATAAAATGGAAACattgtaaatgtccatcaatacaCCAGTTGCTTAAACTATGTCACGTCTTCTCAATGGCATGTGATATAATGCCCATGAAGAATATAGCAAACTGGAAAGTGTTTCTAGAATTCAAAGAGCaggatattaaattattttcattttaatatttagttatttaatttttggctgcattgggtcttagttgcggcacgcgggatcttggttgggatcttcgttgaggtgcgcaggctctCTAGGTGTGGcccgtgtgctcagtagttgccgcgcacgggcttaattagcccacggcatgtgggatcttagttctccgaccaggaatcacgtcccctgcattggaaggtggattcttaaccactggaccaccagggaagtcccaaattattttcattttatttcacaaacaaaaaagttctgaaaggaaacaaaatgttaatattagTAGGAGGTAAAGAAAAGTATAGGCAATTTATTCTCTATTTGCTATATTTTGCGCAATGTGGTTAACGTTACTTTTATGATAAGAAACATTTGTGTCTTATACACAAATAAAGGAAAGCAGATAGAAgcttaagaagaaaaaacatcttgtttaaaaagagagagtcagggacttccctggcggtccagtggttaagactctgggcttctgctgcaggggccacacgttctatccctggtcggcgaactaagatcctgcatgccgcgtggtgggccaataaataaataaataattttaatttaaaaatttaacaattttaaaaataaaagagagtcaGAGTGGTCCCTGGCAGGTGACAGGTGGAGAGGCAAACCTCTGCAGGTCACAGCCCCCTGCTTCCTGGAAGTGCCCAGGGCCCAGCTCTGCAGCCTGGGCACTAGTAGGAGGGCCCGGGGCTACTGGCATCAGACTGAGCTCTCTCTTTCCTACATCCCCACTCCTTGCCCAACCCCACCCCGTTCCAGATACCATCCTAAAGACAGGAGCCCTGTGGGAAAGGTGAGTGCTGATAAGAAGGGGCTGGTcctcctgggggaggagggatgttCTCTGGGAAGGTGCCAggatggggagagggtgggacACTGGAGCAACGCCTTCTCCCACAGGCCAAAACCACACCCAGACCTAAAAAGCCAGGATTTAAGAAATGAGGAGCCAGGAGTGGCCTGGCCACAGTGACTGAGGGAGGGCCCGTGAGACCACCATGCTGAGTCTGAATGTGATGGACGTGATGGGGGCGACACAAGAGCTCCTCACCCCAACTCTCGGTTGCAGCAGGCCCTGGAGGGAAGAGCCCCGACCTCTCAGACCCACAATAAAGTTTGCTTTGCTAGGACCTTGTTGCAGCTGTCTCTCCCTTCCCCGGGAGCTGTCCTTGCCGGCTGCAGTGAGCCCGTGAGCCCGGCAGAGGGCAGCCGTGTGCCAGCACACCctggcctgcctgcctgccagccAGCCAGCTGTGTTCTGCTCTttatctccctctccccccaccgcccccaccgcgccccccccccgccacgcCCGGCACCACTACCCCATCCCCAGCTTTGGGGGAAGGACCAAGTGTCTCAGCCCCTTTCCCAGCTTCGACCTTCAGCCCTCAGGCCTGAGGGAGGGAGCTAGAGCTGGGGTGGGTCTTCCTGCGTCCACACTCCCTTCTGACAGGGCCTGGCTCTCCAGATACAGAACTGAAGGGTGACAGCTGCCCGCCGCCCCTACCAGGAAGGGACCAGCCTGAGGGTCTGCATCTCAAGGGCCGGGCCTAGCTCTGCTCTCCCAGGCTTGCGTCCTGTTACGTGAGCTGCTCACAGAGACGTCACTGGTGTGATCTGTGTCAGGCAGGAGCCCAGAGGCCTGCACCTTCAAGGAAACCTCCCAAGTGGGGAGAcaggcaggcttcctggaagcTATAAAGTATCTCTTCAGGAGGTGGGCAGGTGAACAGCTCCTGGGCTAGCATTCCCCAAGGGCAGCAGTCAGAGCCACAGGAACGGGGTTCAGTAAATTGTTGGGGTGAGACCAACAGAGGATTGGAAGGGGGGTGAATGACCCATCGCGTGGCTCTGAccttctgccccctcccagcctgcAGAGCCCCTTTGAAGCGGGGTTCACCCACGGTGACGTGCAGGTGGCCGCCCCCCTCGGGGTCTACTTGCAGGGCCTCTGCTGGGCTTCTCCCTGCCCCTAACCAGCACCCCCATTGGCCAGGCCTGAAGTGGGCCAGTGGAGAACTGgccctgccctctctccccaggACCCCCAGGTATGGGTCCCAGAAAGTTGGAGGTCTCTGAACACCTGCATGGGAAGGGCAGCCGGCAGGCTTGAGTCTCCCCATTCAGCTTCTCTTGATGCCAGAAGAGATAGAGGAAGGCAGGGCTGGCATTCTTGCTTCCGCTTTCTACACCCCACACGGCAGATGTGGGCTTTGTCCCACCCTCTAACAAAGGAGAACATGCTACTGACCTCAGTCCCCCAGAGCGACAAGGGACATCAGTTCAGGTCTGGTTCCAGGTAGGCAGCTGGCACTGACCATGGCTTCATGCCACCGCGATACAGGGTGGGCAAGACAAAGTCCTCCCTTCAAGTTGCCTACAGTCTAGTGGAAACACAGGAGCCAACAACATAATTTCAGTTACTGTCCAGCGCTTTGGAGGACATAAAACAGGCTAATTTCCAGGGTGGGGAAGtgctggtggggttttttttgggggggtgggggatttGGCCATgacgcatggcttgtgggatcttagttccccaatcagggatcaaacccacacccccagcagtggaagtgcggagtcctaaccactggaccaccagggaagtcccgggaagtAGTTTAGTTGGATCTGAGAAGGTCCTTCAGAGGAGACGATTGACAAAAAGGGAGTGGTGGCTACATGTAGAGCTGGCAGAAGGACATTCCTAGGAGCAGGAACAGAGGgtgcaaagggcctgaggcagAACAAGCAGAGTGGTTTGGACAGAAAGAAGGCTGACGTGATTGCAGTGATAACGCTGTGAGCTGGGTGCTGCTCTAAGTGCCTTCCATGGATTCAcacctttaatcctcacagccatgCCTAGAGGTGGGTGTTATTAGCCCCATTTCTCAGAtgtggaaagtgaggcacagagaggttaaacaacttgccccccgaggtcacacagccaggattcACACCCAGGTAGTCTGGCACTAGGGCCGTTTTTAACCACTCAGTGGGTGAGAGGGGGACGTGGAAGTTTGAGGGTGCCAGGAAGCCTCAAACTGAGAGTGGGAGTTAGAATTGAGTCCATGGTATAACTGGAGCCCAGGAGGGGCAGCTCCGGAGCCAAGTTATTGCAAAGCCTGTGTTGTCGCAGGTACTTCGCTCCGCCAGCCCCAGGCAAGCGCCCCTGTTCTCTGGCTCCGCAGCAGGACTGCACAGAAGGGCACTTAACAGCTAGACGTCTGACAATTTGATTTCCACGTGCCGGCAGGCGGTGGGAATCAGATAGCAAAGATGGGGGGGTGGTCTGCCCGCATTGCTACAGTGCTCTTTGCCCTTCACCCTTCCCCAGCCCTAGCCCTTCTGTTTGTCAACAGGAAAAGGGTGGGCTGGGGTCAAAGCAGGTGGTGACAAGTGGCCGGCATGCAGGTGGACTCTGGGTCTGCACAAGCTGGGCTGCTAGGAGCAGGCGTGAGACGCCCCCTTTGTGGGGGGAGGTGTTGAACTTGGCACTGTGGGATGGGATTAACCACCACTGCCTTGACTACTCCTCACTCCCCTTATCACCTCCTGCCACCCCCCATAAATGGTAATGAACCCTACCCTTCTCCCCccgctgcccccctcccccgctcccagGTCCCTCTGGTGAGGGGAGAAAGTCAAAATTTAGGCAAACTGAGGCTGGACCACGTAAGAGGgtctctgcccctctccctcGTTCTGGCGGCACTTGACACTTTTCAGGAAGTGTCCTTCCTCTCAGCTGACAAGATAGCAGTTTTGGCAGCATCAGCAGTGgccatttcctttttataaattaggaagctgagaccagagaggtgaagggacttgccacaggtcacacagcctgtaagGGCCGGGGTCAGGGAATGGGGATAAAATTCAGAGTCTGGGACTGGAACACTCCCCACTTGGGGCCCACCGCCGGACTTCCCATGGGGGTAAAGGGGCAAACGGAGCCAGAAAGCCAGGACTGCAGGTGCAGAATGGGCTACCCAGCTGTGCCCCAGAGCCCCCTGGCACCAGCCCCCTGTCTGAGCCCCAAGGCCAAGCTTGACTGTGGGCATCTGTTACCATGGAGACCccggctgggctgggggctggccagTGACAGCAGGCCCTTCCCCCACTGATAGGAACCAGGTTCTCGGGCTCAGAGACCTTGGGCCCAGATGGAACTCCCCACACCTGCCTCTCCTCACTGCCTTCCGTCTCCCAGCTGACCCCTCCACCCCTGAACCCCAAGCCTGAGCTGTCTCCTCCATGCCTCTCTGCTCTTACCTGTGACTCCTGGGGATTGAGGTCCGGAGGAGATAGCTTTTAATACCCTACCAGGGAGCTAGGAGCTGGTGAGCACGTGAGCATGTGGGCATGAGGACAAGGTCTTCCCAGAGAATAGAGACAGAACCAGCACCGATCACAGTGGAGAGGTAGATTCCAGATGTTTCCATGGAAGAGGGAGAGTTTAAATGGGGCCCCAAATGGTGGT
Proteins encoded in this region:
- the NPM2 gene encoding nucleoplasmin-2 isoform X1 → MNRSRTSSTSEKATLALLWGCELSQEKPTWTFRPQKVGKQNCMLLLSTICLGEKAKEEMNLVEILPPASQDDRRRKPITLASLRASVLPMVVLAGLELSPPVTFQLRAGSGPVFLCGQECYDQSWEEEEGEEEEEEEEEEEEEEEEDDDDEDTDVSLEKETPVKQVKRLAPQKHTSIAKVREGHPPAQRLLRNLDQVSPVECAEARGNTCQVPGGSLLCPWALPELPIMLVFGFQKKKVEKEEVAVR